Below is a window of Raphanus sativus cultivar WK10039 unplaced genomic scaffold, ASM80110v3 Scaffold0677, whole genome shotgun sequence DNA.
AAGTCCACATTTTTATTCGTTCTTTATTAACAAATCACAAAGCTTGCTCCTTTACATGGCACATACATGTCACAgtttacatataattaaaaaatgatcACATCACAGGCAGttctttgttttaatttattcatacaagttttttttttaagtttaggCTTTGGATTTTAACCAGAAGCAGCAACTTTGCGAGTCCTTGAGTGCTTTCGTTTAGTCTTCTTAGGCTCAACTCCTAGCCATTGCTGGATGAGTTCAAACACTCTTTTATCATGGAGGAGTCCTCTATGGGTTCCGGACACTCCTACACTCGCAACTGATTTGAACTGAGCAGCCTGTGAAGATAAAGTAGAAACGTGGTTGAAGGTCCAGAGAAGTGACAAGAGAAGCAATCTATATTCAAGCTTTTTCTTTATAGATTTGCTTCAAGAGAAAACAGACAAGTCAAGTCaggatgaacaagagagagtaAGTAGCTTACTGCTGCTGATTCAGCTGGTACAGTTCCATCTCCATCTACATATGTATACTCAGGCTGAAACAAGATGACAgactttttaaaattcaaattttaataggTCTAAAAGCATCTCAAGAAGACTCATCTCACTCACCATAGTTTGACATATTTCAGACAAATCCCCAATTGGAGAAGTCTCTGTGCCATAACTGCaacattaaaaaattagaaaaaacagTTTTGTGTGCTTTTGCTTAGATTGCAAAACAGTATGAATCAACCAGGAAACTTTGTTTGGTTGGGACAAGAGTGGTAGGTAATGAATGCATACCAAACATCAAAAGGCGTATCCTGTGCCACTCCATAAATGTTATAGAAGGAAACTCCATCAGGAAGTTTCGCTTTATTGAGAATCTCTCTCGTCTTACTCGCCCACTCAAGGATAGAAAAGTTAAACGGTAACGCTATTTTATTCCCACCATAGCTTAGCTACAATTAACACATAGTCAGATGAGAGAACATCTCAAAGCCAATGAAAAAAAGCTTTAGTGTGGCACCTCGTTATTCTTCAATGCATCGTCGAATAGATCAATACTCTCAGTTAATCCAAATGTTTCCAATTCCACAGAAGTGTCATCGTTGTCCTTTTCAGTTTTCTTACGCCAAACTCGAATCTCAGGTTGTTTCTTCCACTTAAAATCTGGATTTGCCATCATCTCATATATAGATGGACACTCTACCaactaaaacaaaaagttttaaatcaatcagagagaacaagagttCCAGAGCTCAAACAGCTGAGAGAATTTTATTACCAGTTGGTGCATGGTCCATCGTGATACGAAAAAGAAGCTTTCTAAGCCTTCCACAAACTGCACTCCAGTCAAGAGTGAATCATTGATGCACCCTGGAGCTCCTGTTTAAACCAAATCCAAAGTCATTtccagtttaaaaaaaaaaacggtatGAACAGCTTTCCCAAAAGAGattattatttgtataaaacCTTGGAAAGGAGTTGCAATTGTAATCCATTTACCAACATACTTGGAGAAAACCTGCCAAATGGTGGTTAAAACAGGTTACTAATCTTGCTTTGGATGTGGTAATAATGTGGAGGAAGAAGATCATTATAGTACCTCGGGATAGAGAAACATGAAACAGGAAACCATAACTCCTCCCATTGAGTGGGAGATGATAGTGACTTTCCTCTCCCCTGAAGTTTTATATGCAGTTTCCAGCTTCTTTTTGAGACCGACCATGAGTTGATCAATCCTGCAAGAATGAAAATAAAGTAATGAACTAAAGTTTCAGGTAGGATTTTGAATGCAAATTTTGACCTATTGCTTTGTCTGAAATCGTAACCGTATCCAAATAGTGTAGTCCCCTTCTTGTAACCACATCCAACCAGCATTTCTATCATATCGTGAAAGTGATACACCTCCGTCAAGTGACAAAGCTttacaaactgaaaaaaaatcagagttGTAGAATATCAAACATAACAAGAAAACGAACTAACTCTAAGTTATCAAGTATACAACAATAAGTAAGGCTGACAATTGCATAGATTCATGAAAACAAAGTAGGCAGAAAAGAAAAGGAATATCATATTTACCCAGGATGGATCTAGAATGTCAATTGCATAGAGTCCATGGTCATCATCAGGGACCAAGATCTCAATATCTTCATCCAATGGCTCTGTataacctgcaaaaaaaaagacactcAAGATTACACACCTTCTTCACCAACTTACTTTTGCTACGCACACAACATGGTAAGCTGGCAGTTCATAGTGTCACGGGTGAGTCTTAAAGATTGTCGTAATGCATGATGCAATGGCACAAGAACCATGACTTTACATTAAGACAAACTACAAAGTCCTTTCCAGCGTAGGGTCCAGAAGGGTGATAATACATTTGAGATAAGAAACAGACACTTTAATCTCCACTTCACATTCTTCTCCAAAAATGAGTTCCCCTCACGTAATTAGAATTTTGACCCACAAATCAGTTAAATCCAAAGATGTCAACTTTTCCAATTTAAATTTTCGTAAACCACACTCAATCCAGAAAAACGATTGtttataaaatcacaaaaagataaaagtaaCCACTCGCAATAAGCAATCACAAACAAAAGTTAGCAGACGATAGATTAGTCTGATAGGATCAAAAGCATCTTCATTTACACAAAGATTTATTAAAAAGGAGTCAAATTTAAAAGGAAGAAGTAAGAATAGAATATAGAATAAGGACACCAGAAGTaaagctttgtttttttttcaatctatTACCGGTTTTGGGATTGTAGAGAGACCAGAGGCTCTGTCTGAAGGCAAGGTTAGCGAGAAACAGCCGGACCCAGACCCGGATTTCGGATTTGGAGTTCTTCTTCTTAGAATGCAGAATCGAGCCTCCCATGCCAGAGACGAGGAGGACGGGATCTCTGTCAGCCACCTCGCCTCCGGCGTTTTCGTCGTCGTTGGTTCTTCCCCAGCACGGACACGAAACCCATTTCATCTTCGGCGGGTCGAAGTTCGGGTCTGTGTGTAGACCCGGAATATTCAAATTCGGAtcctttatttctttctttctacaGAGGTCAGGAGAAAACTTTGGAAAGGTCGTGTTTTTGTGTGGGGGCTTATCAGAGGTTAATGAGTCATCAGAGGGAAGATGTCCGAGAATATGCCATGTGTCTGACTGTCGCTGTGATTgcgattctctctctctctctctagtctgTCTCTACACGAAAAGATTTATTCACGTGCTCCTCACGTGTCACATCTTCTAGTTAGTTACCTTTACCTACCATTCTCGACACGACGACGTTCTCTACTTTCCGTCCTAAAAGATTTTCAACTCCGTTGGTTACACACTTACAcgtaagtaaaataaaaattagtctAAACTGTGCTTAAATATCCACCTAAACAACAAAGAGTATCAGTCATAGGTGAAATAAATCTGAAAAACTTTAATTagtataatttaaattagtttaaatcGTTTAGAATCAGTTTAAATtgatctaatatattaaaataaacgataatattaatacaaatccacaattttatattttttatttatttttatttttttaattaatcaaaagaatttcttattgaatttttataatttatcaaatgTATCACA
It encodes the following:
- the LOC108861908 gene encoding phospholipase A(1) LCAT3: MKWVSCPCWGRTNDDENAGGEVADRDPVLLVSGMGGSILHSKKKNSKSEIRVWVRLFLANLAFRQSLWSLYNPKTGYTEPLDEDIEILVPDDDHGLYAIDILDPSWFVKLCHLTEVYHFHDMIEMLVGCGYKKGTTLFGYGYDFRQSNRIDQLMVGLKKKLETAYKTSGERKVTIISHSMGGVMVSCFMFLYPEVFSKYVGKWITIATPFQGAPGCINDSLLTGVQFVEGLESFFFVSRWTMHQLLVECPSIYEMMANPDFKWKKQPEIRVWRKKTEKDNDDTSVELETFGLTESIDLFDDALKNNELSYGGNKIALPFNFSILEWASKTREILNKAKLPDGVSFYNIYGVAQDTPFDVCYGTETSPIGDLSEICQTMPEYTYVDGDGTVPAESAAAAQFKSVASVGVSGTHRGLLHDKRVFELIQQWLGVEPKKTKRKHSRTRKVAASG